One segment of Aquimarina sp. BL5 DNA contains the following:
- a CDS encoding PAS domain-containing sensor histidine kinase, with product MNYNGYIFRLFIRILILVSLILGLVYSIDRGYTSIASGITFIILYVGYTTYNFVRRRFVVMDDFFEAVKYRDFSRWFPEDRGPKDIRFLYKGFNEVNRTIKDINSQNEAQYVYLQKILEMVDIGIIAYNLETGDVLWSNDSFRETLDFPAFKNIRFVEKRKPDLYDAVFETYHKEPNSISIAVQNEKIKVLISDTVFQVKDDPFKLIVLQNIDDTLNKNESEAWKKLLSVMTHEIMNSIAPISSLADTLQSHLQLTLDNPNEYPLELDDLNAGVKTIKNRSEGLLKFAKTYRSLNKVTHLNLEKKKITELFDNIQSLMQPSLDVKNITIDFKVVPPKLELNIDSYLIEQVLINLILNAVDACKHKPNPEIRVIAEQKPNRNIVIKVYDNGSGIPQDIMESIFIPFFTSKTTGSGIGLSLCKQIMLLHKGKILVSSKETEGTVFTLVF from the coding sequence ATGAACTATAACGGTTACATTTTTAGACTATTCATAAGGATTCTAATTTTGGTTTCCCTGATACTAGGTTTGGTATATTCCATTGATAGAGGCTATACTAGTATTGCTTCAGGTATCACTTTTATAATTTTGTATGTTGGGTACACCACTTATAATTTTGTCAGACGTCGTTTTGTTGTTATGGATGATTTTTTTGAAGCGGTTAAGTATCGAGATTTTTCCAGATGGTTCCCGGAAGATAGAGGACCTAAGGATATAAGATTTCTTTATAAAGGTTTTAATGAAGTCAATCGTACTATCAAAGATATCAACTCTCAGAACGAGGCGCAATATGTGTACCTTCAGAAGATACTAGAGATGGTAGATATTGGTATTATTGCTTATAATCTGGAAACTGGAGATGTGTTATGGTCCAATGATTCATTTAGGGAGACATTAGATTTTCCTGCATTTAAGAATATTCGTTTTGTAGAAAAAAGAAAACCCGATTTGTATGATGCCGTTTTTGAAACCTATCATAAAGAGCCGAACTCGATTTCCATAGCTGTTCAAAATGAAAAGATAAAAGTATTAATTTCTGATACAGTCTTTCAGGTTAAAGATGATCCGTTTAAGCTCATCGTTTTACAAAATATTGATGATACACTAAACAAAAATGAATCCGAAGCTTGGAAAAAACTATTAAGCGTAATGACTCATGAAATCATGAATTCTATTGCACCAATTTCCTCTCTGGCAGATACATTACAATCACATTTGCAGCTTACTTTGGACAATCCTAATGAGTATCCGCTGGAGTTAGACGACTTAAATGCAGGCGTAAAAACTATAAAAAATAGGAGTGAAGGTTTACTAAAGTTTGCTAAAACATATCGCAGTCTTAACAAAGTAACACATTTAAATCTGGAGAAAAAGAAGATTACTGAGCTGTTTGATAATATACAATCGCTAATGCAACCTTCTTTGGATGTAAAAAATATTACTATTGACTTTAAGGTAGTACCTCCAAAATTAGAATTGAATATTGATAGCTATTTAATCGAACAGGTTTTGATTAATCTAATCTTAAATGCGGTAGACGCTTGTAAACATAAACCTAATCCAGAAATACGCGTAATTGCAGAACAAAAACCGAATAGAAATATTGTAATTAAAGTATACGATAATGGTTCTGGAATTCCACAGGATATTATGGAGAGTATTTTTATTCCATTTTTTACCAGTAAAACGACAGGTAGCGGTATTGGTCTTAGTCTTTGTAAACAGATTATGTTACTCCATAAAGGCAAAATTTTGGTAAGTAGTAAAGAAACAGAAGGTACTGTGTTTACATTAGTCTTTTAG
- a CDS encoding sigma-54 dependent transcriptional regulator, whose product MVLKEATILVIDDDVDVLTALRLLLKPLVREVVIEKNPSNIGAQIEQKKFDIIILDMNFNGLVNTGNEGIFWLNKIKEKKPGTDVILITAYADIDLAIRALKEGASDFLVKPWKNEKIINTITTLLQSKKSKDSKDNIAQPGTNAIIGESEAIKDVFLKLKKVAPTDANVLILGENGTGKDLIARALHDNSNRKDKPFVKVDVGALTSSLFESELFGYKKGAFTDAKEDRVGRFEAANGGTLFLDEIGNITLGQQVRLLTVLQNRLVTPLGCNEAISIDIRLICATNIEPQVLADEQKFRKDLIYRINTVDIMMPPLRDRGTDITLLAKHFINIYADKYNKSAFTLDSGFISKLKKHDFPGNVRELQYVLERAVIMTDGNVLKPEDLVFSSIERQTNKTSATTMNLDSIEKNAILTVLEKNRGNVSKSAKELGITRAALYRRLDKYEL is encoded by the coding sequence ATGGTATTAAAGGAAGCTACGATATTGGTTATAGATGACGATGTAGATGTATTAACTGCACTGCGTCTTTTATTAAAACCTTTGGTAAGAGAGGTTGTTATAGAAAAGAATCCCAGCAATATAGGTGCCCAAATAGAGCAGAAAAAATTCGATATTATTATTCTTGATATGAATTTTAATGGTCTGGTTAATACGGGTAACGAAGGGATTTTTTGGTTAAATAAGATTAAGGAAAAAAAACCTGGAACTGATGTTATTTTGATTACTGCCTATGCGGATATTGATTTAGCAATTCGTGCATTAAAAGAAGGAGCCTCTGATTTCTTAGTCAAGCCCTGGAAGAATGAAAAAATCATAAACACGATTACTACCTTATTACAATCTAAAAAATCTAAAGATTCAAAAGATAATATTGCTCAACCGGGAACGAATGCAATTATAGGAGAAAGTGAAGCGATTAAGGATGTGTTCTTAAAACTTAAAAAAGTAGCTCCTACTGATGCTAATGTCTTAATTCTAGGAGAGAATGGTACCGGAAAAGATTTAATAGCCAGAGCACTACACGATAATTCTAATAGAAAGGATAAGCCTTTTGTAAAAGTAGATGTGGGAGCATTGACTTCATCACTCTTTGAGAGTGAATTGTTTGGTTATAAAAAAGGAGCTTTTACAGATGCTAAAGAAGATAGAGTAGGGCGATTTGAAGCTGCTAACGGAGGAACTTTGTTTTTAGATGAAATAGGTAATATTACTTTAGGACAGCAGGTACGTTTATTAACAGTTTTACAAAACAGATTGGTTACTCCATTAGGATGTAATGAAGCAATTTCTATTGATATTAGATTGATTTGTGCAACCAATATTGAGCCGCAAGTTTTGGCAGATGAACAAAAATTTAGAAAGGACTTAATATATCGGATTAATACGGTAGATATAATGATGCCTCCCTTACGAGATCGAGGAACAGATATCACGCTGCTAGCAAAGCATTTTATTAATATTTATGCAGATAAATATAATAAAAGCGCGTTTACATTAGATTCTGGATTCATTTCTAAACTAAAAAAACACGATTTTCCGGGGAATGTAAGAGAACTACAATATGTTTTAGAACGTGCCGTAATTATGACCGATGGTAATGTATTAAAACCTGAAGATTTAGTTTTTTCTTCTATAGAAAGACAAACCAATAAGACTTCTGCCACAACAATGAATTTAGATAGCATAGAAAAAAATGCAATTCTTACCGTTTTAGAAAAGAATAGAGGAAATGTTTCGAAATCTGCAAAAGAATTAGGAATTACTAGAGCAGCATTATACCGAAGGTTAGATAAGTATGAACTATAA
- a CDS encoding efflux RND transporter periplasmic adaptor subunit, with protein sequence MDVPIQKKKFSKSRIAMSIGGLAILALILFVFIQSSGGSKLNVEKERIAINTIKKDVFQENIPVNGIVLPITTIYLDALEGGRVEEKFVEDGAIMKKGEPILRLSNTDLELSLINQETSVYNLLTQMQISQNAARQNTINRRNQFTDVENSLIEAKRLYQLNKKLYDKGAVGRQEYQSSENDYNYQKQRMQLAKQVLSQDSSATKQELSQAQSSYARTQSALELMRKKVGDLVVRAPVDGQLTSLDAEIGQSKNKGERLGQIDVLSGFKVRVDIDEHYISRIYNGQKGTFTFNDKTYTLIIKKVFTQVTNGRFQVDMQFESDVPEGIRRGQNLQIRVALSAEKQALLIPKGGFFQKTGGNWIFKISEGGSSAYKVNIRLGSQNTEYYEVIEGLLPGDQVVTSSYDSFGDTEELILK encoded by the coding sequence ATGGACGTTCCAATTCAAAAAAAGAAATTTTCAAAATCACGTATCGCAATGTCGATAGGAGGTTTAGCAATATTAGCATTGATACTCTTTGTATTCATACAGTCCTCTGGGGGTTCTAAATTAAACGTAGAAAAAGAGCGTATTGCCATAAATACCATTAAAAAAGATGTGTTTCAGGAAAATATTCCGGTAAATGGAATTGTGCTACCCATCACTACGATTTATCTGGATGCTCTAGAAGGTGGTAGAGTAGAAGAAAAATTTGTAGAAGATGGTGCTATTATGAAAAAAGGCGAACCAATTTTAAGATTATCGAATACCGATCTGGAATTAAGTCTAATCAATCAAGAAACATCAGTATACAACTTGTTAACGCAAATGCAAATCTCTCAAAATGCCGCTCGACAAAATACTATTAATAGACGAAATCAATTCACAGATGTAGAAAATAGTCTTATTGAAGCTAAACGTCTTTATCAACTAAATAAAAAATTATACGATAAAGGTGCGGTTGGTCGTCAGGAATATCAATCTTCTGAAAATGACTACAATTATCAAAAACAACGTATGCAACTGGCTAAACAGGTATTGAGTCAGGATTCTTCTGCTACTAAACAAGAACTGAGTCAAGCTCAAAGTTCATATGCAAGAACACAAAGTGCATTAGAATTAATGCGTAAAAAAGTTGGGGACCTTGTTGTTCGTGCTCCCGTAGATGGCCAGTTAACCTCATTAGATGCAGAAATCGGACAATCGAAAAACAAAGGAGAACGATTAGGGCAAATTGATGTTTTAAGTGGGTTTAAAGTTCGTGTAGATATTGACGAACACTATATTTCCAGAATTTATAATGGACAAAAGGGAACCTTTACTTTTAATGATAAGACCTATACGTTAATCATCAAAAAAGTATTTACTCAAGTTACTAATGGACGTTTTCAGGTAGATATGCAATTCGAAAGTGATGTGCCAGAAGGAATTCGTAGAGGACAAAACCTACAAATCCGAGTAGCTTTAAGTGCAGAAAAGCAAGCACTACTTATTCCTAAAGGTGGATTTTTTCAGAAAACTGGTGGTAATTGGATTTTTAAGATCAGTGAAGGCGGAAGCAGTGCGTATAAAGTAAACATCCGTTTAGGAAGTCAAAATACCGAGTATTATGAAGTTATCGAAGGATTACTTCCTGGTGATCAAGTAGTAACATCTAGTTATGACAGTTTTGGAGATACTGAAGAATTAATATTAAAGTAA
- a CDS encoding ABC transporter ATP-binding protein, protein MIQITDLEKFYRTEEVQTIALNKLSFNVKEGEFVAIMGPSGCGKSTLLNILGLLDDPDGGSFKFNGQEVAGYNERKRSDLRKHNVGFVFQSFNLIDELTVFENVELPLIYTGVKPAERKKRVEEVLEKMQIMHRRNHFPQQLSGGQQQRVAVARAVVNNPKLILADEPTGNLDSTNGNEVMDLLIELNEAGTTIIMVTHSEHDAKYSHRIIRMLDGQKVTENILT, encoded by the coding sequence ATGATACAAATTACGGACTTAGAAAAGTTTTACAGAACTGAAGAAGTACAGACCATAGCACTAAACAAACTATCTTTTAATGTAAAAGAAGGGGAATTTGTTGCCATCATGGGACCATCAGGATGTGGTAAATCAACCCTACTTAATATTCTAGGATTATTAGATGACCCTGATGGAGGAAGTTTCAAATTTAATGGTCAAGAAGTAGCTGGATATAATGAGCGTAAACGTTCGGATCTTCGAAAACATAATGTAGGTTTTGTTTTTCAAAGCTTTAACCTGATTGATGAACTTACAGTTTTTGAAAATGTAGAACTTCCATTAATCTATACAGGTGTTAAACCAGCAGAACGAAAAAAACGTGTAGAAGAGGTTTTAGAAAAAATGCAAATCATGCATAGACGTAACCACTTTCCACAGCAATTATCTGGAGGACAACAACAACGTGTAGCAGTAGCTAGAGCTGTAGTTAATAATCCCAAGCTTATTCTAGCAGATGAACCAACAGGAAATTTAGATAGTACTAATGGTAACGAAGTGATGGATTTATTAATCGAACTTAACGAAGCAGGAACTACTATCATTATGGTAACACATAGTGAACACGATGCTAAATACAGCCATCGCATTATCAGAATGCTAGACGGACAAAAAGTTACAGAAAATATATTGACGTAA
- a CDS encoding ABC transporter permease, translating to MFRNYIKIAFRNLLKNRIYSFINISGLALGMAVTIMIGLWITDELSYNNYFENKATIAQVFQSQTFNGKIGTGPAIPRPLEFELREKYNDNFKYIMMSSWTQPRYLRYGEKSIYREGNFMQEPAPDVLNLKILQGEKYGLKEKNSIMLSKSTAETLFAKENPLGKIIKVNNTDDLIVTAVYEDIPVNNAFEDTEYIIPWKHYITTQEWLTRAVDAWGNNSFQLFVQINDNTTMDIVTAKIKDAKKKANEETAEFNPQLFLLPMKDWHLRSNFENGVQTGGRIENVWLFGIIGLFVLLLACINFVNLSTARSEKRATEVGIRKSIGSKRGQLVFQFLSESFLVVVFSFVVALVIVLLFLNAFNNLASKEIVFPWLSLQFWSVSLVFIILTSFLAGSYPALYLSSFNPVSVLKGTFKAGRFAAVPRKILVVTQFTVSIALIIGTLVVMNQIQHSKDRPVGYNKEGLIQIPVMSDEFIGKADLMRNQFIASGAAIEMATTSSPTTNVWSNRSGYTWDGKPEGFQEDLAYTEVSYEFTKTLDIEIIAGRGFSREFASDSNAVILNETAVKYMGLKDPIGKYIRDSDTEDPNDPLKIIGVIKDMIVQSPYSPVKQAMYVFDKNQNASFYNLRLHPAKSVSSSLVLVEETFKKNFPNLPFDYQFVDQEYAKKFRAEERIASLAKVFTMLAIFISLLGLFGLASFVAEQRTKEIGVRKILGASLANLWILLSKDFIKLVIIALFISAPIAYYFMSQWLQKFSYRTDISWNIFLIAGSGALIITIITISVQAIKSVTANPVDSLRTE from the coding sequence ATGTTTAGGAATTACATCAAAATAGCATTTAGAAACCTTCTTAAAAATAGAATCTATTCTTTTATTAATATTTCTGGTCTTGCTCTTGGTATGGCTGTAACTATAATGATAGGATTATGGATCACAGATGAACTTAGTTATAATAATTATTTTGAAAACAAAGCAACCATTGCACAAGTTTTTCAAAGTCAGACATTTAATGGTAAAATAGGTACAGGACCTGCAATTCCAAGACCTCTGGAGTTCGAATTACGAGAAAAATACAATGATAATTTTAAGTATATAATGATGTCTTCCTGGACGCAACCCCGATATTTAAGATATGGTGAAAAAAGCATTTATAGAGAGGGTAATTTTATGCAAGAACCTGCTCCAGATGTATTAAACCTAAAAATTCTTCAAGGTGAAAAATATGGATTAAAAGAAAAGAATTCAATCATGCTTTCTAAATCCACTGCAGAAACACTATTCGCTAAAGAAAACCCGCTTGGTAAGATCATAAAAGTAAATAACACAGATGATTTAATAGTAACCGCTGTTTATGAAGACATACCTGTTAATAACGCTTTCGAAGATACAGAGTATATTATTCCGTGGAAACATTATATCACCACTCAAGAATGGTTAACAAGAGCTGTTGATGCTTGGGGAAACAATTCGTTTCAGCTTTTTGTACAGATCAATGACAATACTACTATGGATATTGTTACGGCTAAAATAAAAGATGCCAAGAAAAAAGCCAATGAAGAAACAGCAGAATTTAATCCTCAGTTGTTTTTATTACCGATGAAAGACTGGCATCTGCGTTCTAATTTCGAAAATGGTGTTCAAACAGGTGGACGTATCGAAAATGTATGGTTATTTGGTATTATTGGCTTATTCGTATTACTATTAGCCTGTATTAACTTTGTAAATTTAAGCACTGCTCGTTCAGAAAAACGTGCTACAGAAGTTGGTATAAGAAAATCTATAGGTTCTAAAAGAGGGCAACTCGTTTTTCAATTTTTAAGCGAATCTTTTCTGGTTGTTGTTTTCTCTTTTGTTGTAGCACTTGTTATTGTTTTATTATTCTTAAACGCCTTTAATAATTTAGCTAGTAAAGAAATTGTTTTTCCATGGTTAAGTCTTCAGTTTTGGAGTGTGTCTCTAGTATTTATCATTTTAACTTCGTTTCTGGCGGGTAGCTATCCTGCACTGTATTTATCTTCTTTCAATCCTGTTTCGGTTTTAAAGGGAACTTTTAAAGCAGGTCGTTTTGCAGCAGTTCCCAGAAAAATATTGGTAGTGACACAGTTTACAGTATCTATCGCTCTTATCATAGGTACACTCGTAGTAATGAATCAAATACAACATAGTAAAGACAGGCCTGTAGGATATAATAAAGAAGGATTGATACAAATCCCAGTAATGAGCGATGAATTTATCGGTAAAGCTGATCTTATGCGCAACCAATTCATAGCCTCTGGTGCTGCGATAGAAATGGCGACGACTAGTAGTCCTACTACAAATGTTTGGTCAAACAGAAGTGGGTATACATGGGATGGAAAACCAGAAGGTTTTCAGGAAGATTTAGCGTACACAGAAGTATCTTATGAATTTACTAAAACATTAGATATCGAAATAATTGCCGGTAGAGGTTTTTCCAGAGAATTTGCCTCTGATTCTAATGCGGTAATTCTTAATGAAACTGCAGTTAAATATATGGGATTGAAGGATCCAATAGGTAAATACATTAGAGATTCTGACACCGAAGATCCTAATGATCCACTTAAAATTATCGGAGTAATCAAAGATATGATTGTTCAATCTCCTTATAGTCCTGTAAAACAAGCGATGTATGTATTTGACAAAAATCAGAATGCAAGTTTTTATAATCTGCGGTTACACCCTGCGAAAAGTGTAAGCAGTAGTTTGGTATTGGTAGAAGAAACTTTTAAAAAGAATTTCCCAAACCTTCCATTTGATTATCAATTTGTGGATCAGGAATATGCCAAAAAATTCAGAGCAGAAGAACGTATTGCTAGTTTAGCGAAGGTGTTTACCATGCTAGCTATTTTTATAAGTCTTTTAGGTTTATTTGGTCTTGCATCTTTTGTAGCAGAACAACGAACTAAAGAAATAGGAGTGCGAAAAATTCTTGGAGCTTCTCTTGCTAATCTATGGATACTACTTTCTAAAGACTTTATCAAACTAGTAATTATTGCACTATTTATATCAGCGCCAATAGCTTATTATTTTATGAGTCAATGGCTGCAAAAATTCTCTTATAGAACCGACATCTCCTGGAACATATTTCTAATCGCTGGTTCTGGAGCATTGATCATAACGATTATTACAATTAGCGTGCAGGCCATCAAATCCGTTACAGCCAATCCTGTAGATTCATTACGAACAGAATAA
- a CDS encoding ABC transporter permease, translated as MIKNYFKISIRNLLKNKTLSLLNLIGLSVGISSVLTLLFSVYAYYTADNHISDKENIVYIKTVLTDGNDYSHVPYPLLDRVLNSSPDVIAGTHLHNWNNMWLTSEEKDFQNRTDFADPEFFEVFDIPLKYGNKTTALKEKYSIVLTDKVSKQIFGDINPVGKTLVGSDTLNLKVTGVFEPISPYSAFRLGVVLPNTILKTNPSFIAQNNWANSFSPTYFRLRPNSDLTQLKNNVTQLMSENSIDANTIAKMTVMPFVDMRTDAIPIVDIIITSSIAASFFILLIILVNFLNLNTSTMLGRTKTIAVRKVLGSDKRGLIIQYCIENGILVFVSILLSAFLFLTINLPRLNDTFGPEFGRISFDIFKDYPIVLGIILIGILATLMVSILPSLRFVKIPVTLGIKGKVQQVKSNFLLRNSFIILQFTIAILCISIAIILNKQIGFMKNADLGFERNNVLVGNIDLDYKKLDIAQSKFNALLNELESNPYVKSVSTSQAIPSEYYFNYTNYYDPTNDIDVRIRRSYADQSYFKTLEIPIVEGRSFNQNIDQADEYPVIINESALKAFGWKTIKGKTLNYKGGNGKGQPIVGVVKDFHYQDLQNAVEPLVHIYRDRKTLKQHRFLTVRVQEGHETSIENIISTAFENIPSRKRYIQSRLTDKVSGQYLLIEGILKSVNITAILAIFISCLGLFGLISFSAKRRVKEIGVRKVLGAGVTKIVFLLSKDYVILVGIAALIAFPIAWYLMNSWLDGFAYSISIKWWMFGLAAFIALLITSFTLGLRAIKSAVANPINSLRTE; from the coding sequence ATGATAAAGAATTATTTTAAAATATCAATAAGAAATCTACTAAAAAACAAAACCCTTTCCCTTTTAAATCTCATTGGTTTGAGTGTAGGGATTTCCAGTGTTCTAACATTGTTATTCTCAGTATATGCCTACTACACTGCCGATAATCATATATCTGATAAAGAGAATATTGTTTATATAAAAACTGTTTTAACAGATGGTAATGATTATTCTCATGTACCGTATCCATTGTTAGATCGTGTATTGAATAGTTCGCCAGACGTAATTGCAGGAACACATTTACACAATTGGAACAATATGTGGTTAACATCTGAAGAGAAAGATTTTCAAAATAGAACCGATTTTGCGGACCCAGAATTTTTTGAAGTATTTGACATTCCTTTGAAGTACGGGAATAAAACGACAGCTTTAAAAGAAAAATATTCTATTGTACTTACAGATAAAGTAAGTAAACAAATTTTTGGAGATATAAATCCAGTTGGGAAGACCTTAGTTGGATCAGATACGCTTAACTTAAAAGTTACCGGAGTTTTTGAACCGATTAGTCCCTATTCTGCTTTTCGATTAGGTGTGGTACTTCCTAATACAATACTTAAAACAAATCCTTCTTTTATAGCACAGAACAATTGGGCGAATAGTTTTTCACCAACTTATTTTAGGTTGAGACCTAATAGTGATCTTACACAACTTAAGAATAATGTAACTCAATTAATGTCAGAAAATAGTATCGATGCGAATACGATTGCAAAAATGACGGTAATGCCGTTTGTAGATATGAGAACAGATGCTATTCCCATTGTGGATATCATCATCACTAGTTCCATTGCTGCTTCCTTTTTTATTCTATTAATCATATTGGTTAATTTTCTTAACCTCAACACCTCTACTATGTTAGGACGCACTAAAACAATTGCAGTACGAAAAGTATTAGGAAGTGATAAAAGAGGGCTTATTATCCAATATTGTATAGAAAATGGGATTCTTGTTTTTGTATCCATCCTTTTATCAGCATTTCTTTTCTTAACTATAAACCTTCCAAGGCTAAATGATACATTTGGTCCTGAATTTGGTAGAATTTCCTTTGATATTTTTAAAGATTATCCTATAGTTTTAGGAATTATTTTGATTGGGATTTTAGCAACTTTAATGGTTTCTATTTTACCTAGTCTTCGCTTTGTAAAAATCCCTGTTACATTAGGTATTAAAGGGAAGGTTCAACAGGTAAAAAGTAACTTCTTATTACGCAACTCATTTATTATTCTTCAGTTTACAATTGCTATTTTATGTATAAGTATTGCAATTATACTTAATAAACAGATTGGCTTTATGAAAAATGCTGATTTGGGCTTTGAACGTAATAACGTTTTAGTTGGAAATATAGATTTGGATTATAAAAAATTGGATATTGCACAATCAAAATTTAATGCACTTTTAAACGAATTAGAATCCAATCCTTATGTAAAGAGTGTTTCTACAAGTCAGGCAATACCATCAGAGTATTATTTTAACTATACGAACTATTACGATCCGACAAATGATATAGATGTGCGGATACGAAGGTCCTATGCAGACCAGTCTTATTTTAAAACATTAGAAATTCCAATTGTAGAAGGGCGTAGTTTTAACCAAAATATTGATCAGGCTGACGAATACCCGGTCATTATAAATGAGTCCGCTTTAAAAGCATTTGGCTGGAAAACGATCAAAGGTAAAACATTGAATTATAAAGGAGGAAATGGGAAAGGACAACCTATTGTAGGTGTTGTAAAAGATTTTCACTATCAAGACTTACAAAATGCTGTTGAACCATTGGTTCATATTTACAGAGATCGTAAAACCTTAAAGCAACATAGATTTTTAACAGTCCGAGTACAAGAAGGCCATGAAACTAGTATTGAAAACATCATTTCTACTGCTTTTGAGAATATTCCTTCTAGAAAAAGATATATACAGTCTAGATTAACAGATAAAGTCAGCGGTCAATATTTATTAATTGAAGGAATTCTTAAATCTGTAAATATTACTGCAATTCTTGCCATTTTTATTTCGTGTTTAGGGCTTTTTGGACTCATTTCTTTTTCAGCGAAAAGGAGAGTGAAAGAAATTGGTGTTCGAAAAGTATTAGGTGCTGGAGTGACTAAAATTGTATTCTTATTATCTAAAGATTATGTCATTTTAGTAGGTATTGCTGCCCTTATTGCATTCCCTATTGCGTGGTATCTGATGAATTCGTGGCTGGATGGTTTTGCCTATAGTATATCAATTAAGTGGTGGATGTTTGGCTTGGCTGCTTTTATAGCTTTATTAATCACCTCATTTACACTAGGATTACGGGCTATTAAATCGGCTGTAGCTAATCCTATAAATTCCTTAAGAACCGAATAA